GtcaatacatattaatatactcataatcatacattcaagactgaTGCTTGTATAtatgaaatatctgacctagcatgtgtaattgaAGAAACAAAGAAGTATATAGCTAGGCTTCTGGATTTCATGCAAGAAATGAAGTAATCACATGATAATATGCTGAAGTTCAAGAAATCATAGGTCTATTCTATAATAGGGAATCAaaaatttgacttaaatatATGACCTACTGGGCAAATGAACCCAGTAGTAAATTCCAAAATACTTGGTGAGGAATTCCACGGAGAAATCATCAATTTTTGGACTTGAACAGATGGAATTTGTTTCGATGTTGAACTGGGTTTTGTTTCCTCCTTTTTCTCTCtaagttctaattttttaagttttcatgaaatttttgaCTTAGAtaagttctagttatgtttATACGCTAAAACTAACCAAAACCATGTAGCTTAAGGCTTAAACAACGTAATTTAGGGGTCCAACAAAATAGGAAAAGAGAAAAGTACCCCTGACTTAAACTGTTGATGGGGCTTACTACGACCACTTTCACAGACCGTGAAAAGGATCATAGATGGTGAAGTGGGTCGTTGTATTTTGTCTAGAGTTTACTGGGTTCTAGGGGTCCGGTCCATGCGTCCTACCTGTTGCTGTGTTAAGGACCATGGATAGTGAAGGTTCCCGTGGTCCTCACTTAGGTCCTAGGGTCTGGTGGCCCTTTTTCATGGACCTTCCCACGGGACAAATGAAGTCCCTCGTGGTCCTCTCTTAGAAGTTGGGGAGTCCTGGGATTGACAAGAAGGTGCGTGTGTGTGTGGGAGGGTTGTTGCCTAACTTATCACGGACCATCCCACGGTCGTGAAGGTACTCATGGTCTTTACTTGGGCGTGGGGGGTTTGAGGGGATTGCTAGGGATCCTACTGCGTTGACTCCACGGATGCACATGTGATCCGTTGGAAAGACCACGGCGCGTGAAGTGTCCCGTGGTCGTAGGTCTGGTCCTGGGGGATGATAACTCCCTACCACGGGCAGGTCAACGTACCCGTGGTTTTGCTGGAAACAATGGAGACCAGCATCGTCATCATCATTGCTAGAAAAATGGaacttattatttaaatattttctttctctgTATTCACCTTTCCTCACACACCAACCCAATATACACCCTTTATTCCCAACGAATCGATgtagaaacaaaaagaaaagaaaagcaaatacaaaatcaaaataaacaaatcaaaaaCCAATCTTTTAGTAAAACACTATCAATTTTGATAGGAATAAGAAAGAATTcataaagataaataaaaataataaattcatatataataaatcTTAAAACTCCCGAGAGTGATTGGTAGGGAAAGAGAAGAAAGGGGGAGATTTGGGGTGGGCTGCATAATTtcgttattttttaaaaaataatctaaatgcttttgtttttaaattttgacttgtttatattcaaaattgtttctaaaaaTTCCACGTGTCTTCATTTGATTTGTTATTTGACATAACATATCCCAGTGTATTACCCACATTTAGTCTTTTTACTAAGTATCACAATAATGTTCAATTGGTATTTATTTTCTAAGATTAGAGTATCTACTAGGAAAAATGGTCTACTAAAGTTTCTAAGTGAAATACACAAACAACTTTAAGGGGTCATCGCTGACTTAAGCTAAAATTATATCACCAAATATAATTTGATAGAttataacatattgcatatattatcctttaaataataaataaaattcgcAAGGTCGCTATAGTTTAgatgtgaaaatatttaaatgcgGTTAATAAATGCATAAAATGTAAATTCATGAATAATTCTTGGCCTGATTAATAATGATCCcaataatgatatttatataaacacactgtagtttaaaatatttattagttaaatatttgataatagTATACATAATATTATTCCTGTGCAGGGTTAATCAAGAAATCTCTAAACATATCACAACAATATATAAAGGCATCATAATTTTCAAAACaacaagaagaggaaaacaaaaccAAAATATTTCGCATGAATTACATCATAAAGGTAgaggatatatatattatgtgttattTTATGTTCGTTTTACAAGAGATCTTCATTTGTGATAAAATGAAGATCTCTTATTGAACAATGATAATATACTACTCTATataatttaatgtaaaaattaattcaaatgagGTTccttaaaaagagaaatatttgagAATACGAAACAAAAACTTACTACAAAGACTAGATTGTATAATTGAAGaacaatagaaaataatgaaactaaaaaagatccatttttctaataattaaaTGGTTAATTATAGGAAACTATAAAACTATAATTCTTGACTTCCCATACTAAAAACCTAAAATCGGAGCATGACTATAAGTTCACATATGTCGACATAGAAATTTGGTGGAGAGGGGGAGAAAGATTGATTTCTCTTGTCATTTTCCTCCTATTAGGTGGAAGTAGTACCAATTTGGAGTTCCTCAATACCCATGAAAATATCTTCATTTATGTGTAACTTTTATTTACCATCACCCTTGTTCTGCACGACCGCAAAAAGCATTTTGTTTTTGCTCCCGATTTCAAGTGGAGGCTTAGTTCCGATAATTGAAGAAGCAACATCTGTTGAATGCTTAATGCGCTtggacgatgatgatgatgcattAAAGATTGATTCTTTGGGAAAAATATTTATGCTTTTTGGAATCTTGAATTTGGAATTATTTTTGAAGCTAGCAAGATATCTACGGCTCATGGGTGGATCATGATTGTGTTCACCGGAACAAGATACAAAGAAAATGTTCTCATCCTTTGAGCTTTTCTCAATTTGTTTCTTTGCTTCGCATTGTTTTGATGTGCTACACTTATAGTAATTCCTGTTATGCCATATGCACAAAGTAATAATTAGctttattcaaatattataattgtatacaccattaataatttttactaCTTTTTGTTATGAAAATTGAGAACGGAAGGGAACATAACTTTctataacatgaaaaaattggTGAGAGAGCAAACCTTGGAAATGGGGAACCTTTTATATACTTTTGACCATACTTGCTCCATGCCCATTTGTCATTTGTGAGTTCCTCTTGCGATAATTCATAGGTAAGCCTTATCGACTGATATTTCCTGAATCAGAAGCACTAAagtcaaaaatttcaatatacAAGCATAAAATGTAATGAAGTGAGTGGTTACCTTGTTGTATATTGGGTCAAAGGACTCTTCATAGAAGAAGCAAAATTAGGATGAATTTTAGACCCTATATCGAGTTGTTGTTGTAGATCTATCCGTTCTGGCTGTGTTGTAGTTGGTGGAACACATGCCACCGCTGTTCGAGGTTGAGGAACAACGATTTGTTGGAAAAATTGAACTGGTTCAATTGAATGCAAGTAGAATTTCTGGTTGCTAACCTGATCATATGATCTTTCCTGACGAGCTATTGGAAAATCTAAAGAAACACTTTCAGATGAACCATTAAAACTATTCATGCCAGGAGCTAAAACTCTGTCAAAATAATTCCAAACATGAGATGCTTTCAAACCTAATTTAGGAGCTACAACATTGTTAGGTTTATTCATATTACAACTTCTTGCTATTGCACCTATATCCCGATGATCATCCTCCATTTTAgatcaatatataatgatatCTAGTTAatgcaaaaaatgaaaatgaatttaTAGGATAAACTAATGATGTTTTCTATAAAAGCAGAGATGGAATAGAGGATTCAAAGAGGGGAATGACTTATGGAGGAAGAAGATTAGAAAAAAGAACGTCTTAGTAATCAAGAAATTATAAATGGGATGAAGAAAGTGAAGCTAAATCACAACTTAAATAGAGAAGTATCTACCTACCACGCATGACCACATTTACTTTTTAGTTATTGCAAAGTAAATAGTTTTTTCCATTTTGGACTGAATGAGATAGGCGACAAAAtagtattcaaatatattttatgctACAGAAgagaaatcaaataaattttatgtaccTTTTTTTTACATCAtacatatattatgaaatacaaGAAACTAATCAAAGTCTATGATATGACTCAAAATTTGATCGTAATGACGCTTACTCTAACCCTTTTGTAGGCAAgacaaaaaactaaaatttacaAAACATAAGAATATAACGATAGGAAGAAGAAACAagaataaatatacaaaatagggccataaaataaaaaataaacatgataCACAATATATAAAAGATGCCTGAAAATGACAAAGAATGACAAAGTAGCATAAGAACTAAATCTCTAAACCTGGTGTCACTAGAACATGAAGAATTAAGTATAGAAGCTCTATACGAAAATGGACTAACTAATCAAAATGCAAAATACAAGTcagtaaaaaatagaaaaagcaGCAATACTCCGGACGTTAGGAACTCACCATGATCCGAATCAGTGACGATCCCGAGGAATTCAACAATAAGTGAGAGTGGCTCGTACTGGTAATTCTGTCAGAAAAGATTTCAGAAATGTAGTATCAGTACTACATCACATTTTTCTCAATAGGTATCATGAGTAGACAGAgctcaaaaagataaaattattaagaGAAGTGATATACCTTTAGTTTACAGTATTTTTGATGTGTTTCACTTAGAGTTGGTGTGTGTCTTGGGTTATTTTGTTGTTGGAAATAATGATTATATAAAATTCTTGTAGTAAATAAGTTCAAATGCGGTGAATGAGATAAGAGTTGAATATTGCAGAATTGGCCAGTGACGGAGCCAACCACAGACAGTTGGTTCATTGATGGGCCGTAGGGGATGCAACATAGATGATGGTTCAAAGAATTTTAACAAAGTGTGGGACCAGGGAGGGTATCGATGACCCATAGATCGAAGCACAGAAGATAGGTCCAACCATCGTCTCAAGTCCCTAAAATAATTTCCATGTGTTGATCCACGAAGGAGATCATGGACCATAAGTGGATACACAGTCATTAGCTTCTGTCTTCGATTGAAACCGCatgtaatatattattttcttattttcattccTATTTGGTTTAGTATTTGTGTTCTATGAATATTAGTTTTGATTTACGTTTTTGAGGGTTATACATTATTGTATATTTAAGTTTTGGatttttggaattatttttCTAACACTTAGCAATTTATTTTCTAGAACCTAGTTTATGAAAATTTCACTTTGAATCTCATTGTAAGTTCATGAAATCTTTTAAcctaattatgaattatgaactCTCAATCGCGAGTGActaatccacaactagggttgttagaaccatgaacaattaacaaagtATGAAGAATAACTAAATAACTGAATAGTGTTTATGCATATATTGTTAATCTTCTTATTTAGAAGTCTTTGTAGCGGTTCACATTTTTATAACTCGCCTCGTTCCTACTTGACACATCCCAAGGCTAACCTCTAAACGTGGACACGGACCTAAGATCAGacccaagctaaccctactgGCATGACATGAGTATAATGAGAGTAATAATATCTGATGCAGatactaataataaattatatctaaaattatttGGGAATACCCATGTACAAAACTAAACATATTAAATCTGAGAATTCAACACAAAGAAATATCAAACTCGGAAtactaatttaaatataatgatGTCCTAAAATAGCTTCTAACTAGCTAGAAACTTTTGGGACATGCCCCAACTATGTCTAGAAATATTGAAACTAAAAGggtgaaattttttaagataACTAAAGTATTGTCCTCGAAGGATGAGGATTCAACACTAATGTTGTTGAACTTGAGATGGGGAATGAATCTGATGTGATGtagatgctgagaacctaaacTCACATCACAAGAAAATGTAGCGCAGAGTATGCGTTAGttcttgaaaggtactgagcatgcaagataaagaaaagttgaaataaaCATAGAACTAAACAAGCAAACAAAAGTATAATTTAAACATGATATAGATACCGAGTAATGAGCTAGCTGAATACAATAACCAAATCATAATATGCTGAGTTTAAATATTGACTATATTAAAATGTTGTCAATACAATGGGGTCTGAGTGAACTATGGGAGCTATTATTAagcgataataaaaccacatgagataaatgtGGAATCCAATGTATATGCCGCACACAAGGGACCCAATATACCCGACTAAAGGTGTAGGCTCATTCTGGTATGATAAGTAAAATGATGCCCACATATGTGACTTAAAACCTACGTTGCTGGTAGTTCTTGGACTATGTGGATGATTGACCCTAATCTAAATCAGtcttatgctactcccaatatATTAAATGACTAGCGTATTATGACTGAATTTCTCTgatgtaacactttgaaagtccaagacgtgttctagagacTAACTTTAGTGTCATAAGGTTTAGACAATTTTTAAGGTCTATtgtaatgaatataggtcattttggaagtctagaaaccaaaacgtcaaaacacgtccatgacgttcgaaaactagttcaaggaggtgCTAGCgtaccttagcctatttgactagtttTTAGAAgtcagaaaatgatgaaaattggtggaagggtgtctaaaaTGTTTTAAGTTTATTCACAGTAGAGACATCCGGGcacgaatccccaaggaccaaccaagggcacTTGAGGAGGACCTTTGCAAAAGTTGGCAAAAGTTGTGAAGAGACAGTGTCACTAACAGATGCCACAGACGGGCCGTTGGTGAATCGATGGGGAGTCGATGCCAATGGTCGATGGAAATTTAGCcaaaatatttgaagttttttttttgcatagtctctgaacttagcaacggatgtgcagcacggagGGAGCATTGGTCGTCGATTGACCAACGATCCGTTGATAGAGGTCTCGTCGATGGGCCTATGTTTTGCTGCACATTTTGACTTATTTCTTATAATTAGTATACTTATTAGGAAGTTATTAGGGGTTAGGGAAAATCTAATTAAGTGAAATAACCCCCTATATAAAGTCcgaacctaattaaactaatcaaaattctcataactcacaaaatccaaactctcttccttctctcttatttctctctctagtgaagaactccattgaagaccaatctATGGGAGGGTTTAAGGGCTGAAAATATTCAAGTTTCaccatcaatcttcatcaattgtCCAGGTTTTGTATCTCTTTTACCTTTgatacctctttcctcaaagggttccatcaaattgatttgcaaagttgggttttcaagtgggtcttttccaaatctagaaatttatattatgaattgatttgtttaagatttattttggatattatgaatatattaacatgtattataacttaattatgatatatctttatGGTTctgtctagtttgtagaagatgacctttacccCTTAACCTTAGGTTAttatcttgatatgaattatgctatattggttcaattgatttagttattggttgaattactactatatgatgtttctataaaaataatgacagAATTAGGGTGATTTATAGTCATTTATGCTggttcttgagaagtgatctaggttatgaactatATGGTGAGTTTGACCTATGTATATTATCTTGAGATATgaactagtattgaattgtgatatagTGATTCTTCTGGCCTTAGTCATCATGTTGGTCATTGAATTGTGATGATGTTATGAcctaattgggttgaattaagggttgatggtaagaccttgatgatgactTATGAAGGAttcttggtaagtcttgtgatcccagttatttacttcaaattatggttaattgtgattaagtcatgatgttgtattggagtcaTTATTTgcaatataagtaaaaatactaagtaatcttcctatacgaaggttctatgtatatttaatatatatctaTTATGTGTATGAAAAGGTCTATgcaaacctcaatgtagaagtagtaaaaagttttgaatttccgctgcatttgacctatgaatgtaatgatgtaatctAAGAGGATAGAATTAATCACCAAAGAGGATTATGACTCCAGTCACGTCTAGGGGTAATtctcggatgtgacaaacttggtattaaaGTATGAGATTTAATATCCTTAAGTCGATATCTCTCTCAACAATGTCTGTGTATATTTGTACTCATAATTTTGAAGTTTGCCATACTTATGTATAGGAATCTATATAATGCTTtggaaactctcactttcttaaGTCAAATACCGTGCCTTTGGACTTTTAGCTCTATATACTTTTAGCatctaatccttttattgtgattataagcaatgaatactcgaaggaatACGACATGAAGTCTCGAGGAAAAGATTTccaatgcgggagttcctcccaTAGTGATAAAGTTTCTCCTCTTAAGGAAGATGTGAATGATGACCAAACTCCGAccaatcctcctcctttgatgGATGAGGCCATAAGGGCTGCTCTTTTTCAAATAGCCCAAGCCATTACTACCCAAGCACAAGCCATGGCGGCAAGCTAAGCGAGAGGTTGTACCCCGAGCAAACCAACAAGTTGCTGCCTTGGCCTGTCGTCTAAGagatttcactaggatgaatcctcctactttctatgggtccaaggttGAAAAATACCCctatgagttcattgatgaaatttaaAAGATCCTATATGCTATGGGGTTGTCTACTAGTGAGAAAGTAGAGTTAGCCACTTACCAACTTAAAGTTGTGTCCCAAACTTGGTATGtccaatggagggacaataggccGTTAACGGGTTGACCGGTGACTTGGGAAGTTTTAAAGAAGACATTTCTttataggttctttcctagggagaagagGGAAGCTAAGGTGGTGGATTTTATCAACCTTCGCCAAAGAGTTATGGTtgttcttgaatactctttgaaattcactaaattgtgaaaatatacttcttctttgtttttcgaccctagggatgaaatgaacCATTTTGTGACGGCAGTTTCAGATGACTTGCAAGAGAATGTCATTCATCTATGTtacatgaaaatatgaacatttctcgtctcatggttcatgctcaacaagtgaaAGAGACAAGGgctaagaggaagagtagagatgctaagagggcaatatcttttgatggtggttcttcaaaggaaAGGCTTGAGATTTGAGACAAGGCTAAATTCAAGAAAagggtttctaatcaagttaCTTCTAAGTTTCCAAAGGCTAGGAATGATAGGGTATCTAGATCTAAACCTAAAAAGGGAAGGGATACTAGATCATCGAACAAGAAGCCTACTTGTGCTAAGTGTGGAAAGGGTCATCTTGGTGAATGTTTAGTTGGAACGAgaatttgatttggttttgtCAAGAGTTGCCACAATGTTAGGTATTGACCTAATGTGAAGGGTCAATACAAGGGTAATGGTCAAGCTCAAAAAAGTGGTTCAAATAAGGCTTtgaagaagaatcacttttatgccCTCCGCTCTAGGGATGAGCAATATacttctcccgatgtggtgatcGGTAcgttgaaagtcttctctattgatgtgtATGATTTACTTGATCCGGGAACTACATTATATTTTGCTACTCCATTGATAggtaagaaatttgaaatattaccCGACATTCTAAATGAACCTCTTATGGTGTCT
This DNA window, taken from Solanum lycopersicum chromosome 5, SLM_r2.1, encodes the following:
- the LOC112941466 gene encoding probable WRKY transcription factor 27, which codes for MEDDHRDIGAIARSCNMNKPNNVVAPKLGLKASHVWNYFDRVLAPGMNSFNGSSESVSLDFPIARQERSYDQVSNQKFYLHSIEPVQFFQQIVVPQPRTAVACVPPTTTQPERIDLQQQLDIGSKIHPNFASSMKSPLTQYTTRKYQSIRLTYELSQEELTNDKWAWSKYGQKYIKGSPFPRNYYKCSTSKQCEAKKQIEKSSKDENIFFVSCSGEHNHDPPMSRRYLASFKNNSKFKIPKSINIFPKESIFNASSSSSKRIKHSTDVASSIIGTKPPLEIGSKNKMLFAVVQNKGDGK